In the Hordeum vulgare subsp. vulgare chromosome 7H, MorexV3_pseudomolecules_assembly, whole genome shotgun sequence genome, one interval contains:
- the LOC123409642 gene encoding heterogeneous nuclear ribonucleoprotein A0-like: MGKSEARPKDHGGRDVGGSGSPGKIFVGGLPRDTTLATFQKHFGNYGVIVDSVIMKNKQTSQPRGFGFITYSDPAVVDKVMEDTHVINGKQVEIKRTIPKDYMKSNPKDFRTKKIFVGGLPPILTEDDFKDFFEKYGAVVEHQIMRDHQTRRSRGFGFVVFESEEVVDDLLANGNMIDLAGSKVEIKKAEPKKSSNLPTSTGSDSRSAYGRDCRDRPSGDDRGGLADAYSSYNSGGFGPYRNHGGFVGGYGGVRDYHERYGHYYPELGGYEGMSSFGYPSRFGPYGGGLDGPYAAGNLRGYRRGGDESFGGPGSSSFGGAMYAGAYDPALGIYAPGCTPDMNRGSFAPGRHHPY, encoded by the exons ATGGGGAAGTCGGAGGCGAGACCCAAGGACCATGGCGGCCGCGACGTTGGCGGCAGCGGAAGCCCCGG GAAGATCTTCGTCGGAGGTCTCCCGCGCGACACCACACTAG CCACATTTCAGAAGCATTTTGGTAACTATGGGGTGATAGTTGATTCGGTGATAATGAAAAATAAGCAGACATCTCAGCCAAGGGGTTTTGGCTTTATTACATATTCTGACCCCGCTGTTGTTGATAAAGTGATGGAGGACACCCATGTCATCAATGGAAAGCAA GTTGAGATAAAGCGAACCATTCCAAAAGATTATATGAAGTCCAACCCTAAGGATTTCAGAACTAAAAAGATATTTGTTGGTGGCCTTCCCCCAATACTGACAGAAG ACGATTTCAAGGATTTCTTTGAAAAATATGGAGCTGTGGTTGAGCACCAGATTATGCGTGATCATCAAACAAGACGATCCCGAGGCTTTGGATTTGTTGTTTTTGAATCTGAGGAGGTTGTAGATGATTTGTTAGCAAATGGGAATATGATTGATCTTGCTGGTTCGAAG GTTGAGATCAAGAAAGCAGAACCaaagaaatcctcaaatctgccaACATCAACTGGTAGCGATTCTAGATCAGCATATGGTAGGGATTGTAGGGACCGTCCTTCTGGGGATGACCGTGGTGGACTGGCTGATGCTTATAGCAGCTACAACAGTGGTGGATTTGGTCCTTATAGGAACCATGGAGGTTTTGTTGGTGGTTACGGCGGGGTACGTGACTACCATGAGCGATATGGTCATTACTACCCAGAATTAGGGGGCTATGAAGGCATGTCTTCCTTTGGTTATCCTAGCCGTTTTGGGCCATATGGAGGAGGCTTGGATGGACCTTATGCTGCAGGGAACTTACGTGGCTATAGGCGGGGTGGTGATGAGAGCTTTGGTGGCCCTGGTAGTTCTAGCTTTGGTGGCGCCATGTATGCTGGGGCATATGATCCTGCACTAGGTATTTATGCACCTGGCTGCACTCCTGATATGAATAGAGGAAGTTTTGCCCCAGGACGACATCACCCATATTGA